Proteins encoded together in one Caldicellulosiruptor saccharolyticus DSM 8903 window:
- the galT gene encoding galactose-1-phosphate uridylyltransferase, whose amino-acid sequence MAELRWNPLLRDWVMIASHRQERPQMPKDWCPFCPGSGRVPETYDVLKYNNDFPALMQNPPEPDPVATNFYKVAPAYGKCEVILYSPNHTITLPELSVQHIRKLVDLWVERFEALRKDPNIKFIFIFENRGEIVGVTMPHPHGQIYGYSWIPLKILRELESAEMHYNSYNECLICRIDKEEMEFKKRIIIENEHFVTYLPFFTEYPYGVFISPKRHVGTISEFTDDEKNNFAKILKETTGTLDSLFDYQFPYMMCFHQLPVNVDKNYSSFYHFHVEFYPPMRSKDKQKFNASSETGAWAPCNTTSPEEKAEELRQAYKKFLDKMQGGK is encoded by the coding sequence ATGGCAGAACTAAGGTGGAATCCACTTTTACGTGACTGGGTGATGATTGCATCACACAGGCAAGAAAGACCTCAAATGCCGAAAGACTGGTGTCCTTTTTGCCCTGGTTCTGGCAGAGTACCAGAAACTTACGACGTTTTAAAGTATAACAATGATTTTCCGGCACTTATGCAAAATCCACCAGAACCTGATCCTGTGGCAACCAATTTTTATAAAGTGGCTCCTGCTTATGGAAAGTGTGAGGTCATTTTGTACTCACCAAATCACACAATAACATTACCTGAGCTGAGTGTTCAGCATATTCGAAAGCTTGTAGACCTGTGGGTTGAAAGGTTTGAAGCCTTGAGAAAAGATCCAAATATAAAGTTTATATTCATCTTTGAAAACAGAGGCGAGATTGTGGGTGTTACAATGCCACATCCACATGGACAAATATATGGCTATTCATGGATTCCACTAAAGATTTTACGTGAACTTGAAAGTGCTGAGATGCACTATAATTCTTACAACGAGTGCCTAATCTGTAGAATTGACAAAGAAGAGATGGAATTTAAAAAAAGAATAATTATTGAAAATGAACACTTTGTGACATACCTTCCTTTCTTTACAGAGTATCCATATGGTGTGTTTATCTCACCAAAACGCCATGTTGGAACAATATCAGAATTTACAGATGATGAAAAGAACAATTTTGCAAAGATTTTGAAAGAAACTACAGGTACACTTGACAGCTTGTTTGACTATCAATTTCCGTATATGATGTGTTTTCACCAGCTACCTGTAAATGTTGACAAGAACTATTCAAGCTTCTATCATTTTCACGTTGAATTTTATCCGCCGATGCGTTCAAAAGACAAACAAAAGTTCAATGCATCAAGCGAGACAGGCGCATGGGCACCGTGCAATACAACATCGCCCGAAGAAAAAGCAGAAGAGTTAAGACAGGCGTACAAGAAATTTTTGGACAAAATG